CTGTAATTTGACTTGTAATATCTGAATTCAAATCACTTCCAAAACTATAACTCATAGTTGTGAAAAGGGATAATTTTTTATCGATTTTAGTCTGATACATCGTTCCGATATTGAAATTAACACCAGATAATGTAGATGTATTTACCTCTGTTGTACTGCTTTCAATGCCTGTTACAGCCTCTATGCTTGTAGTGGTAATTTTTCCAAAATTATACTGAATATCAGCACCAATATTCCAGTTTTTTTTGATTTGATAAGCCAAACCAAAATATACTTTGTTCAAACCTCCTTTTCCTTCGAGCTGTGCACTTGTAGCTCCCGGTGTAGCAGTATTGTCGTTTAAGATTTTATACCCAACCGCAGTTAAAGGTACTAAACCAAAAGAGGCACCGAATTTTCCCATCGGGATTCCAACTGCCAAATAATCAAAAGTTGTTCTTTGTGCTTTCTCAGATTGTGAAGTAGTTTTTAGGTTAGAAGTAGCAAAAGTACCTCCTACCGCAAAAGTTGTTTGTCCCAAACCGGCATAACTTGCAGGATTTTCAATATTCAGGTGAATACTGTCCTGCTCCACTGCAACTCCTGCCATAGATCGAAATTCAAGTGTTCCTTTGAATCTTGCATCACCAATTCCGTAAAAAGAATAAGGCGAGGCTGTACCTTGCTGTGCAAATGAAACGAACGATATAAGCAGACAAGCGCTTATTATAATTTTTTTAATCATTGTCGATTTTATATTGATATGTTTGGTTCAAACTCTCCAAAAGGAAATTTGAATTGGCAAATATGGTATTTTTTAATCGTTTAGCCAAAAAATCTGTATCACCACCCGTTAAAATTATTATAAAATTTGAAAACTGTAAGCGATATTCATCGATAAAACCATCAATTTCATAGACGAAACCATTCACAACCCCAGAGTGAATCGCCTGTCCCGTTGAGTTTCCTATATAACTTTCGGGAATCTCTAACGTTAATAACGGCAGTCTGGCGGTAAAATTATGCAGGGATTCGTATCGCAGACGAAGGCCGGGAGAGATCGCGCCTCCTAAATAATTATCGTTTTCGTCGATAAAATCGTAGGTTATGCAGGTTCCGGCATCTATAACTAATCGGTTTTGCTTTGGGAACTGCAGCGTTGCGCCGGCTGCCAGAATCATTCTATCTATTCCTAATGTAGTTGGTGTAGCATACTTATTATGGAAAGGAAAAATATCTTCATGTGTAAAAAAATGCACTTTCAGCTGTTTTTCGAAAGCCAAAAAAGATTCTTTTTCGATTTTTCCGACTGATGCCGCAACCAAATCAGAACATTTTGGATGTTTTTCTAAAATTTTCTGAATTTTTTCTTCAAGTTCTTCTTTTCCAAAAACAAAATTTTCCAAAACCGTATTTCCTTCAAATACAGCAGCTTTAATTCTGGTGTTTCCTATATCAACCGCTAAAATCATCTTTATATTTTTACTTATGCGAAGATACGAATAGATTTTTTTTAAAAAATGTTTTGCACAAATCAAAAATGGTTATATATTTGCACCCGCAATAAGCACGGTACCTTAGCTCAGATGGTAGAGCAATGGACTGAAAATCCATGTGTCCCTGGTTCGATCCCTGGAGGTACCACGAAACCCGAATAGAAATATTCGGGTTTTTTGTTTTTAGTGCTTTTTTATCTAACCGCAGAGGCAACAGATGCTTCGCAAAGGTTGGCAGCGTTTATCTGGCTTTGCGAACCTCTCCGTTTTTTCTTTGTATGATTTACAGTAAAACCTTTCTACTTCAAAAAAGCAAAAGTCAACAAATAAATACTTTTTGTTAAAAAAGTATCAACTGAATAAAAAATTATCTTATATATTCGTAAAACAGTATTTTTAGTTTCTAATAATTATTAAGAACACAAATTTGTTTATGAGTAAAACTTCTACTAAAGGAATCTGGAAAGTCATTTCAGCTTCTTCGATGGGAACTATGATTGAATGGTATGATTTCTATATTTTTGGAAGTTTAGCTGTTGTCATTTCTACCAAATTCTTCCCAAGCGATAATCCAACTGCTGCGTTTTTATCTACTTTAGCCACTTTTGCCGCGGGTTTTGTTGTAAGACCTTTTGGTGCGTTATTTTTTGGCAGACTGGGCGATATCATTGGTCGAAAATATACTTTTATGGCTACGCTGTTATTAATGGGAGGTTCTACTTTTTTAATTGGCTGTATTCCCAGTTATGAGTCTATAGGCTTTTTGGCCCCTTTACTGGTTTTAATTTTACGTTTATTACAAGGATTAGCTCTTGGAGGCGAATATGGAGGCGCGGCGACTTATGTGGCAGAACATGCTCCATCCGGACAAAAAGGATATTGGACATCATGGATTCAGACTACGGCCACTGTAGGGTTGTTTATATCCTTAATGGTGATTCTCGCAACTAAAAAT
This portion of the Flavobacterium gelatinilyticum genome encodes:
- a CDS encoding type III pantothenate kinase — encoded protein: MILAVDIGNTRIKAAVFEGNTVLENFVFGKEELEEKIQKILEKHPKCSDLVAASVGKIEKESFLAFEKQLKVHFFTHEDIFPFHNKYATPTTLGIDRMILAAGATLQFPKQNRLVIDAGTCITYDFIDENDNYLGGAISPGLRLRYESLHNFTARLPLLTLEIPESYIGNSTGQAIHSGVVNGFVYEIDGFIDEYRLQFSNFIIILTGGDTDFLAKRLKNTIFANSNFLLESLNQTYQYKIDND